The genomic window TCGGGGTCATCGCTTGCTCCATTCGGCTCTGGGGTCAAAAGATGCCGATTCGGCCAGTTGCTGCCACTGTTGGCGAATCTTGTCATTGCTGGCGGGCGGCATCACGACTTTCAGCACTGCGAAGAGATCGCCTTTGTGGCTTCTGCCAACAAGGCCTTTTCCCTTGGCGCGCAAACGCTGACCGGTCTGGCTGTTGGCGGGAATGCTCAGGTGAATTCTGCCGGTCAGGGTAGGGACCTCAATTTTGGCGCCCAGCGCGGCTTCCCAGGGGGCAAGCGGTACTGTGATAACCAGGTTGTGCCCCTCGACATCGAACAGCGGGTGAGGCACAAGACGGATCCGCAGATACAGGTCACCGGCGGGCCCTCCGCCCGTCCCCGGAGCTCCCTGACCCTTGAGGCGAATGCGCTCACCCTCGCCGACACCGGCCGGAATTTTTACGTTCAGGTGCTTTTTGCGCCGGGTCTGCTGACCATTGGCGCCGGGCCCGGTCACCTCGAAGGCGACAGGCATGGATTCTTCCGAGAGGGTGTCTTCCAGAAAGACGGGCAGGTCGAGCTCGATATCACGACCTCGGCGTTCAAAATCGCGTTCTGTTCCTCGATGTGGCTGCTGCCGTTGCTGTGCGCCACCAAATATGGATTCAAAAAAATCCGAGAAATCGCCAGAAAAGGTGGCGTGACTGCTATCGCCGAATCCGCTTGATGGTTGCCAGTCCGGCGGAGGCTCGAATGTCTTGCCATGGCGGCCATAGCGTCTCAGTTCGTCATATTCTGCCCGTTTCTGGGCATCCTTCAGGACCTCGTAGGCTTCTGCGACGTCCTTGAACTGGGCTTCGGCGTTGGACTCGCTGCTGACATCGGGGTGATATTTGCGCGCCAGCTTTCGATAGGCGTTCTTGATGGTGGGCTTGTCGGCGTCGGCAGCGACACCGAGAACCTTGTAATAGTCTTTAAACTCCATCGCAGTACTTGCCTCGGCGGGTCATTGGTGATCCCTATTGAGACACTGTAGTCGAGTTCGTTGGATGCGGCGGGCGGGCCGGCTTAATACCCCAGTGTACTATCGACACGGGGCACGAAGAGGCCCTGCTGCAGCGATTGTATATCAGCGGCGATCTGCCCCAGCGCCTCATCGATCAGGGTCGGTGCGGCTATATGGGGCGTGATGATGACATCGGATCTTGCCCAGAGTGGGTGATCGCCTGGCAGAGGCTCGGTGTGAAACACGTCCAGCAGGGCGCCGCGCAGGTGCCCGCTCTCCAGCGCACTGTTCAGCGCGTCTGGGTCTAGCGTGGTGCCACGTCCTGCGTTAATGAGTACGGCTCCCTGGCGTAACTGCGCCAGGCGGCTGGCATCAAGCAGATTGTACGTTTGCTCTGTGCCTGGCAGCAGGTTGACCAGCACATCACAGCGCCCGAGAAAGTCACCCAGGTGCTCCAGCCCGGAGTAGCTATCGACGCCCTCGATGCTCTTGGGACCGCGGCTCCAGCCCTGCACCCGATAGCCCAGCTGCTCAAAGCGTTGTGCCACTGTCTGGCCCAGGGCGCCCAGTCCCAGTACGCCTATGCAGCAGGCGTTGGGGGCCAGGCTGGCGTGGGGTTGCCACTTCCTTTGCTGCTGTTGGCGCCGGTAGTGGTCGAAGTTGCGCCCAAAATGTAGCACGCCGTAGTGGATATAGTCGAACATCCAGGGATCCATGCCGGCATTGCGCAGCTTGATTATGGGTACTTCGACGGGGCGGCCCGGCAGGCGTAGCAGGGCATCGACGCCGGCGCCCAGGTTGAAAATGGTTTTCAGATTGTGCTGGCTGGCGAAGAGCTCGCGCGGCGGGTGCCACAGCAGGGCGTAGTCAGCCTGCCAGTTAGCGTCCAGCTGCGCTGACCAGAGTTGAATGTCGCTGTCGGGCCAGGTGGTGCGCATCGCGTCTAGCCAGTCATCATTCGCAAGCCCCTGGCCGTAAAACAGAATATTCATGATCTGATTCCCTGTTGTTATATGCCGACGGGCGCAAAGGGGTTAGGCACGCCGGGCTTTGTCAGTAGTTATAGGACGCTGACAAGGATCCGTAACTGTGGCCGCTGGATTGGCCCTCGAATTCGCGACTGCGGTGTACCCGCGCAAAGGACAGTTTCCAGCGCTCGAAAAGGGCGGAGACGCCGATGGCGGCTTCGCCCACCAGTGGCTCCTTGCTGACCGAGTGGCTGTTGCGCCAGCTGTTTCCATCCAGAAAAATATCCTGCAGTACCCAGCGGCCATCGACGGAAATAAAGCCGTGCAGGCCCCAGCTACCGTAGTAGCGAGGGTCGCGGCGCCCCGGTGCACTGTTGTCGCCACCAGGGCGCAGGGCCGAGGTGCCAAAGTCATCGGGCAGGTGCCAGCCTGCGCGCAATTCTGCGCCCGCGTTGGCATAAGTGGTGACGTTGCCAAGGCTGGCGCCGCCGTGCCAGATGAAATCGATGCCCAGGCCCGAGGGGCGACTTTCGGTCTGGCTGCGTTCCTTGTGTTCATAGACCAGCTGCAGGCCGGGCTCATTTTTGATCTGGTTGTCCCAGCCCTGGAATTTGTCGAAGCCGCGCAGGTCGTGGATAAAGTCCTGCGCTTGCTGGCCCAGCGCCACGGGACCGACGAAGCCCAGGTTGAGCTCCACCGAGTTCAGCTTGTTGCGAGTTTTGGCGTGATAGCCCACGCCGCCGTACAGCCAGGCCGCATAGGGGCGATCGTTGAGGTCGAGGGTGGTACGAACACTATCCTCTGGGGTGAAAATCTGCTGCCCCAGCGTCAGTACTATGTTGCGTCTGACGGCGTCGATGCGCGATTCGGGCACCGGGTAGAAGGGCTCGAACCAGTCGTTTACCGTGAGCACCCAGTCGGGCAGGCGTGGATCGTAGAGAAAGTTGTCTATATCCGGGGACACGGCGGAAAAGCGGATACCGTTGGTGTAGTTCTGATCGGTTTGAGCGAACAGATCGTTTTCCAGATAGAAGTTGTAGGTCCAGGGCTCATCTTCTGTGGCCAGTGCTGGCCATGGCAGCAGTAATGGCAACAGGCCTGCGAGTAAGGCTTTCATTCGCATGGGGTCGACTCAGTTAAAATAGCTGCGGCGGCTTTTCTTGCGCAGTTGCTGCCACACCAGTACCAGCAGAACGACGAAGAGCAGGAGTGACAGGTGCGGTACCTGCAGGCCGAGCAGGCTCCAGTCCGTGCCGCTGGCGCAGTTATCAGCCAGGGCCTGGCTAATGGATTGCAGTGCAGAAAGGGCATCAGGCGGCGTGTCTGCTGTGCAGTCCGGCGTGGCGGTGGCGTTGATCCAGGCATGTTTCAGGCTGGTGGCCAGGCCTGCGATGAGCAGCAGCAGATTCAGTCCCGACAGCAGGCGCTGCAGCCAGGGCCTGGGGTTCAGTATCCAGCCAATGCCAAACAGCAGCGTCAGACAGAGGAAAATGAATCTTGTCAGGGTGCACAGCGGGCAGGACTCCAGCCCCTGTTCCTGCTGCAGGTAGAGCAGGGCGAACCCCAGTGCACCGGCGCAGATGCTTAAACCGATAAAATTGCTCAGACGATATGACATGCCGGAGGTGGCAGACTTGGGAATCACGCGCAGTCCTTTCGTTGCAGTTCAACTGTGGTTTGGCTCACTTGCGCTGCCAGGCGCCACCCTCGGTCTGGATATACTGACCGCCGCCGGTTTTTTGCTGCAGACGCTGGCCGATGCGCAGTTCGATGATCTGCAGTTCAACCCCCGCGCTGCTGGCGCTTTCCTGGTAGGCCTGCTTGCGTTTGCTGTTGATGTCCGCCACCAGCGTCTTGACGTCTGCGGACGGATTGTTCACGACTATGCCCAGGTAGCCGTTGCTGCGCTCGCCGACCAGCCCCTGACTTTTGGCATCATCCAGTGACAGGGCCCAGGCGGACGTCGCCAGCAGACTGGCGGTGAGAGCAATCAGTGACAGTAGTGATTTAAGCGTGTTGTTCATGGCAACGTCCTTAGAAGAGATTGCTGTTTTCTTTGAGCAGGGAATCGATTTCCCTATCAACCTTGACCAGGATTTCATGTTCAATCTTGACGTTCAGGTTGATGGTGATCGGCTCATTGGGCATGGCGACCTGCACGGTTGGCGTGCATGCGCCAAGCAGAACGCCGGCCGTGAGCAGCGAGGCCCTGGGCATTAATCGGTGTAGGTACATATGCGTGTCTCCTCCAGGGCTCGGCAGTGCTGTGACTGCGAGTCAGCTCTCAACGGTAACGCTTCTCGATCGATTCCGTCAATTTGTCCGTAAATTGCAGCGTCTGCATCAGTTTAAGCAGGTTCTGCTCGATATTGATGCTGAAATCGACCGGTCTGCCATTATTCCAGTCCGGGTTTCTGCCCTGCAGCCGTGTATTCATCAGGGCAGCGCCGCTGGCGTCGTATTGCAGCTTGACCGACAACGCCTCGTACTGAAAGTTTTTCAGCGCCTTTAGCGCCATGGCCATGCCCTGGTGAGCCTGGCCCAAGGCGGCCACCTTGGCATCGGGTGCAAAGCGAATCTCGCCCGGGCCTTCGCTGGCAATCAGGCCATCCCGTACCTGAAACCCGCTGGCATCAAAGGTCAGCGGCAGTCGACCGGACAACAGGCCTTCGCCACTGAGGCCTTCCTGCTGCTGCAGCTCGAGCACCTTGGCCAGTTGCAGCTGTTGCAGTCTCAGTTCTGTGCTCAGTGTGGGGGACAGGGGATTTATCGCAACTGAATCAAGCGCCAGGGCGCCGCCGAGCAGTTGTGCGGTGAGGCTATTCAGTTGCAGGACGGGTGTCTGTGCCGGTGTTTGCCGATAGCCATAGTCCAGCGCAATGGCCTGTAGCGGGAAGCCGGTATCCAGGCGCTCGACCTGTACCTGTCCTTGGTGGAGCAGCTGGCCGCTGTGGCGCAGCTCGGTACTGGACTGCCAGTTGAGGCCCTGCAGTTCAAGGGCGCCCCAGCGTGCGGCGAGTTGATCGGTGTGCTGTTCCAGGCGCAGTGCGAGGCCGCGGCTGCTGATATTGGCGCTGCCATTATGGTGCAGCACGCCTGCGCTGACACTGAGTTCAGGTGGTGCCGGGGGATAATAGCGGTTCCACAGACGCTCGGCCTGTTGCAGTGACAGCGGGCTGGCCTGCCAGTGGATATCGCTGACAAAGGGTGACAGGCGGGTGCTGGCGCGGCCCTGCAGCTTGAGTGCAGGATCCGCCAGGTCCAGTGTAAAACGGTTGCTGAGCACCGAGTCTTTGAGTTCAAAGCGGCTGTCCAGTGCGGCCAAGGGGAAGGGCTGCCCCGGCATCTGCCAGTTGATCTCGGCGATGCGCAGCCGACCGGCGGCGCTGTACTGCTGCAGATCCAGCTGGCTGATATCGAGCCTGGCCGGGCTGAGCTTGAGGGTGCCGCGGGCATGCTGCAGCGCGGGGCTTTGCAGCAGCAGCTCAAAGGCGGGTAATTGCAGCGGCGCAGTATCCGCATCGTCCAGGCGTCGGGACCATTGCAGCGGGGTCTGTAGCTGCGCGCTGGCCTGCACGGGCGCGAATCCGGGAAGGGCCAGGCCGCTGAGGTCGACCCGGCTGCCAGCGGCCAGGCTGAAACTCAGGGTACCTGCCGCAAGGCTCAGGCTGGCATCCAGTGGCAGTTGCACACGCTGCAGCTCAGGCCGATTCAGATCAAGCTGCAACGCGCCGGCCAGGTTTTGTTCCAGGGTCATCTGCTGCAGCCAGTGGTCGCTTTCAAATGCGAGGGGCAGGCGCAGCAGGCCCTGGGCCTCAACTCGGCCCTGGATGGCGGGCATCTCGTCGGATAAGCGCTGGCCGGAGAGCTGATCGCCTAATAACAGGGGGCTGGGCAGCTGTTGCAGCCAGCGCAGGGCCTCGGCCAGCTCAAGTGATTGCCGCAGCTGAATCTCCAGTTGCCCAGCGTCCTGGCGCAGTTCGCCACGGGCCTGGTAAACGGGATTGTTATCCTGCAGCAGGCTCAGTTCAAAGCGGTTGTCCTCATCCAGCGCCAGATCGAGCCAGCCCAGGGCGCTGTCGTTTTCAAATAGCTGCATGCGACTGTGCAGTTGGCCCTGGTGCAGGTCGATGTTGCCGCGCAGGCCGCGACTGGGTTGGCCCTCGGTCAGCAGGCTGAGGTCGAGCTGGCCAACCTGGAGGCGGTCAGCCGGTGCCAGTGCGAGCCAGGCCGCGGGCAGTAACGGGCGCAGATCCAGCGCGGCCGGGTCAGACGCGGTGCCTGGCTGTGTTTGCAACTGCAGTTTGAGGCTGGAAATGCGCAGGCTGTTCAGATGCAGCTGGCCGATCAGATCCAGCGGATCGTACTCGATCAGAACGGGGCCCGAGTCGAGGGTGATACGCTGGCCATTCTGTTGCTGGCTGAGCCTGAAGCTGCGAATCTGCAGCCGGTTCCAGCCCGGGTAGTCCAGTTCGATACGGGGTTGCTCGATGCCACGGGCCTGCAGCCAGCGCTCGATGCTGTAGCTGGCGAGCCTGGGCAGCAGCGCGTACAGCAGTGCGAGCAGCAGCAGGGGTGTTAGAAGCCAGAGGGCCGGGCGCATTGAATCTCCGAAGTCGAGGCCCTTCAGGGCGTGGCGGGGCTGATAGCAGGGACTCTGTATTGCTGGATAAATTCACCCAGCAGGCGAAATTCATCGGCCCGGGCGGCCTGGCGGCGCCACATCAGGCCGATGGCGCGTTGAACGCCTGTCTCTGCAAATTCACGGGTCTGCACATCGGTGCCGGCGAGGATAGGTGTGTCCAGCGCCATGCGGGGCAGCAGGGTAATACCGATGCCGTTTGCCACCATCTGGACCAGGGTATTCAGGCTGGTGGCCTGATAGGGCATCGACAGGGTTGCACTGGTGAGATGGCAGGCGGCGAGGGCGTGTCCGCGCAGGCAGTGGCCTTCTTCCAGCAGCAGCAAATCCTGTCCGGCCAGATCCTGGGTGTACAGCTGCTCAACCCGGTTCAGCGGATGCTGTGATGGGCAGGCCAGTACAAAGCCATCGTAAAACAGGTGCATGCACTGGACCGCATCCGCCGGGAAGGGAATGGCCAGCAGCAACAGATCCAGGTCGCCCTGGTGCAGTGCATCCACCAGATGCTGGCTCAGGTCCTCACGGATATAGAGCTGAAACTGTGGATGCTGGGCGCGCAGGCGATTGAGCAGGCCGGGTAGCAGAAAGGGGGCGATGGTGGGAATAACCCCCAGGCGCATGCGGCCACTCAGGGGCGGCACCGCCTGTTCGCACAGGGCTGCCAGATCATCCACGGCGTTCAGTATCTGATGGCTGCGGGTCACCACCGCGGCGCCTACCTCGGTGAGCAGCACGCGCTTGTTGTTGCGCTCCAGCAGCACCACGCCCAGGTGCGCTTCCAGCTCGGCAATACCGGCACTCAGGCTGGACTGAGACACATGGCAGGCACGGGCGGCGCGACCAAAGTGCAACTGCTCGGCCACGGCGCAGAGGTATTTGAGCTGTTTGAAGGTCGGCGGGTGAGTCATCGGAAAATTCGATCATTGCATGAGAATTTATCTATTGTACAGATTCTAGTTGTCCGCCTACTTTTTAACCAGGGCGGCGCGGCCGTGAACGCCATTCGCCCCCTTGAAGCAGCGTTTTCCCCATAGTGTCAGGAGGTGCGTCATGTCGCTCAAAGGTTCCCAGACCGAACAAAACCTGAAGGACGCCTTTGCCGGCGAATCCCAGGCCAATCGCCGCTATCTGTATTTCGCCGCCAAGGCGGACGTTGAAGGCTACAACGATGTGTCCGCCGTGTTCCGTTCCACCGCAGAAGGTGAAACCGGTCACGCCCATGGTCACCTGGAATATCTGGAAGAAGTGGGGGACCCGGCCACCGGCTTGCCGATCGGTGCCACTGGGCTGA from Marinobacterium aestuarii includes these protein-coding regions:
- a CDS encoding DnaJ C-terminal domain-containing protein — its product is MEFKDYYKVLGVAADADKPTIKNAYRKLARKYHPDVSSESNAEAQFKDVAEAYEVLKDAQKRAEYDELRRYGRHGKTFEPPPDWQPSSGFGDSSHATFSGDFSDFFESIFGGAQQRQQPHRGTERDFERRGRDIELDLPVFLEDTLSEESMPVAFEVTGPGANGQQTRRKKHLNVKIPAGVGEGERIRLKGQGAPGTGGGPAGDLYLRIRLVPHPLFDVEGHNLVITVPLAPWEAALGAKIEVPTLTGRIHLSIPANSQTGQRLRAKGKGLVGRSHKGDLFAVLKVVMPPASNDKIRQQWQQLAESASFDPRAEWSKR
- a CDS encoding 2-hydroxyacid dehydrogenase, translated to MNILFYGQGLANDDWLDAMRTTWPDSDIQLWSAQLDANWQADYALLWHPPRELFASQHNLKTIFNLGAGVDALLRLPGRPVEVPIIKLRNAGMDPWMFDYIHYGVLHFGRNFDHYRRQQQQRKWQPHASLAPNACCIGVLGLGALGQTVAQRFEQLGYRVQGWSRGPKSIEGVDSYSGLEHLGDFLGRCDVLVNLLPGTEQTYNLLDASRLAQLRQGAVLINAGRGTTLDPDALNSALESGHLRGALLDVFHTEPLPGDHPLWARSDVIITPHIAAPTLIDEALGQIAADIQSLQQGLFVPRVDSTLGY
- a CDS encoding lipid A deacylase LpxR family protein, giving the protein MRMKALLAGLLPLLLPWPALATEDEPWTYNFYLENDLFAQTDQNYTNGIRFSAVSPDIDNFLYDPRLPDWVLTVNDWFEPFYPVPESRIDAVRRNIVLTLGQQIFTPEDSVRTTLDLNDRPYAAWLYGGVGYHAKTRNKLNSVELNLGFVGPVALGQQAQDFIHDLRGFDKFQGWDNQIKNEPGLQLVYEHKERSQTESRPSGLGIDFIWHGGASLGNVTTYANAGAELRAGWHLPDDFGTSALRPGGDNSAPGRRDPRYYGSWGLHGFISVDGRWVLQDIFLDGNSWRNSHSVSKEPLVGEAAIGVSALFERWKLSFARVHRSREFEGQSSGHSYGSLSASYNY
- a CDS encoding disulfide bond formation protein B yields the protein MIPKSATSGMSYRLSNFIGLSICAGALGFALLYLQQEQGLESCPLCTLTRFIFLCLTLLFGIGWILNPRPWLQRLLSGLNLLLLIAGLATSLKHAWINATATPDCTADTPPDALSALQSISQALADNCASGTDWSLLGLQVPHLSLLLFVVLLVLVWQQLRKKSRRSYFN
- a CDS encoding YdbL family protein — encoded protein: MNNTLKSLLSLIALTASLLATSAWALSLDDAKSQGLVGERSNGYLGIVVNNPSADVKTLVADINSKRKQAYQESASSAGVELQIIELRIGQRLQQKTGGGQYIQTEGGAWQRK
- a CDS encoding intermembrane phospholipid transport protein YdbH family protein yields the protein MRPALWLLTPLLLLALLYALLPRLASYSIERWLQARGIEQPRIELDYPGWNRLQIRSFRLSQQQNGQRITLDSGPVLIEYDPLDLIGQLHLNSLRISSLKLQLQTQPGTASDPAALDLRPLLPAAWLALAPADRLQVGQLDLSLLTEGQPSRGLRGNIDLHQGQLHSRMQLFENDSALGWLDLALDEDNRFELSLLQDNNPVYQARGELRQDAGQLEIQLRQSLELAEALRWLQQLPSPLLLGDQLSGQRLSDEMPAIQGRVEAQGLLRLPLAFESDHWLQQMTLEQNLAGALQLDLNRPELQRVQLPLDASLSLAAGTLSFSLAAGSRVDLSGLALPGFAPVQASAQLQTPLQWSRRLDDADTAPLQLPAFELLLQSPALQHARGTLKLSPARLDISQLDLQQYSAAGRLRIAEINWQMPGQPFPLAALDSRFELKDSVLSNRFTLDLADPALKLQGRASTRLSPFVSDIHWQASPLSLQQAERLWNRYYPPAPPELSVSAGVLHHNGSANISSRGLALRLEQHTDQLAARWGALELQGLNWQSSTELRHSGQLLHQGQVQVERLDTGFPLQAIALDYGYRQTPAQTPVLQLNSLTAQLLGGALALDSVAINPLSPTLSTELRLQQLQLAKVLELQQQEGLSGEGLLSGRLPLTFDASGFQVRDGLIASEGPGEIRFAPDAKVAALGQAHQGMAMALKALKNFQYEALSVKLQYDASGAALMNTRLQGRNPDWNNGRPVDFSINIEQNLLKLMQTLQFTDKLTESIEKRYR
- a CDS encoding hydrogen peroxide-inducible genes activator; this encodes MTHPPTFKQLKYLCAVAEQLHFGRAARACHVSQSSLSAGIAELEAHLGVVLLERNNKRVLLTEVGAAVVTRSHQILNAVDDLAALCEQAVPPLSGRMRLGVIPTIAPFLLPGLLNRLRAQHPQFQLYIREDLSQHLVDALHQGDLDLLLLAIPFPADAVQCMHLFYDGFVLACPSQHPLNRVEQLYTQDLAGQDLLLLEEGHCLRGHALAACHLTSATLSMPYQATSLNTLVQMVANGIGITLLPRMALDTPILAGTDVQTREFAETGVQRAIGLMWRRQAARADEFRLLGEFIQQYRVPAISPATP
- a CDS encoding rubrerythrin family protein gives rise to the protein MSLKGSQTEQNLKDAFAGESQANRRYLYFAAKADVEGYNDVSAVFRSTAEGETGHAHGHLEYLEEVGDPATGLPIGATGLNLKSAIAGETHEYTDMYPGMAKTARAEGFDEVADWFETLAKAERSHANRFQKALDGLDG